DNA sequence from the Rhizobium sp. ARZ01 genome:
GTTTCAATACACCTACGGCCAGGGACAGGACCGGATAACCGACTCGAGTGGCAGCGACCGTCTCGTTATCGAGTGGTTTACCGGCGACTTCACCGCAAAGGCGGCGACCGAGGTCAATACACTCGCTGGCGGAACGACTTTTATCGGTATCGAGCACTACTCGATCACCGCCACCGGGTCCGATGCCAACAACATAACAACCGGCGCGGGCAACGACTATGTCGATGCTGCGGGGGGCGATGACACGATCGACCTCGGGGCCGGCAACGATGTTTTCTATGAGGGCCTTGGCCAGGACAGTGTCTTCGGCGGCGCGGGCGATGACGTCATTCGTCTTGGCGCCGGCGGCGCGGACCAGGCCGATGGCGGCACGGGAACAGATCGAGCAACCGTCAACCGTCGCTCGTTGACGGTTGGCCAGACCTTCTCGGCTATCGACAGTTCCGCCACCCTTTCCGACGGCACTGTCCTCACCAATTTCGAGCACTATCGTGTCGAGTTCGGGTCCGGTGACGACGTGGTCGCATCCATCGGCTCAGCCGAGACCGTCGCGTTCTACGGCTACAGCGGCAAGGACACGCTGATCGGCGGCAACGGGGCGGACGTCCTCGATGGTGGCAATGGTGACGATACGCTAACCTCCGGCGCCGGCGACGACATGATCATCGATCTCGATGGCAGGAACACGATCAATGCCGGCGATGGTAATGATCGGGTCACGGTCGGCGACGGGTCGAGCGGGGCCAGCAACAACACCGTGGATCTCGGCGCCGGAGACGACGTCTTCTGGCGCGGGGGGTCGACGGGCACGCTCGTGCTCGATGGCGGCGCCGGGATCGATTACGCATCTATCGACTTCAGCAGATATGCGGCGGACATCACCTTCAAGCTTTCGCCGGATACGACAGTGACCGGCGCACCGGTTACCATCAGAAACTTCGAGCGCGTCAGCCTCTTTGGCGGCAGCGGCCACGATGTCTTCGCGGGCGGTAGTCTCAATGACGAGTTGAGCGGCGGTGCGGGCCATGATTCGCTGAACGGTGGAGCGGGCGACGACGTGATATCCGGCGGTGCCGGCAACGATTCGCTGCGAGGCGGCGCGGGCAACGACATCATTCGCGGCGCAAATTACTCCGCCACCGACGGCAAGGACATCATCTATGCCGAGGACGGTAACGATACGGTCTATGCCGGTATCGGCGACAAGGCCGATGGCGGTGCAGGAATCGATCAACTCATTCTCGATCTGTCGCAGTTGAGGCAGGACATAAGCTTCAAGTTTTCGCCGGCGGCGGTCATCGTCGACACGGCGACCTGGTTCAGTGATTTCGAAGCGCTTGAATATTGGGGCAGCGAAGGGAAGGACACGATAGCGGGCGGTGATCGCGACGACACGCTCTACGGCAATGACGGTGACGACGTTCTTTCGGGCGGCGGGGGCAACGACACGCTGTGCGACGGTGACGGCGACGATCGGCTCTTCGGCGATGCCGGGAATGACATCCTGGTCCGTAAAGATTGGTCCAGTCGTGACGTGTTCGACGGTGGAACCGGCGTCGATACGCTTTCGTTCGAAGAGGGGCCGACGTCCGT
Encoded proteins:
- a CDS encoding calcium-binding protein — translated: MGNITGTAGNDILIGSDIEGDLIEGLAGADIIDGGMDNDEISGGAGNDSISGSFQDDDLIGGDGDDTLNGGSGGDRLMGNAGKDRLNGGSGQDVIVAEAIDELVDDIVDGGSGVDMLALDYSAHGVGLNITIGDWITPQVLAGGIRVTNVETFNITGTSYDDVVVGGNYSDVLVGGLGNDMLSGGRGYDNLYGGEGADVLAGGAGYDYLQGDAGDDVLLGDAGGDYLYGGVGDDEVHGGDGDDNLNGDAGNDLLSGGAGNDHLSGSDGADMLHGGAGTDYLNGSTGDDRLEGGAGDDTFQYTYGQGQDRITDSSGSDRLVIEWFTGDFTAKAATEVNTLAGGTTFIGIEHYSITATGSDANNITTGAGNDYVDAAGGDDTIDLGAGNDVFYEGLGQDSVFGGAGDDVIRLGAGGADQADGGTGTDRATVNRRSLTVGQTFSAIDSSATLSDGTVLTNFEHYRVEFGSGDDVVASIGSAETVAFYGYSGKDTLIGGNGADVLDGGNGDDTLTSGAGDDMIIDLDGRNTINAGDGNDRVTVGDGSSGASNNTVDLGAGDDVFWRGGSTGTLVLDGGAGIDYASIDFSRYAADITFKLSPDTTVTGAPVTIRNFERVSLFGGSGHDVFAGGSLNDELSGGAGHDSLNGGAGDDVISGGAGNDSLRGGAGNDIIRGANYSATDGKDIIYAEDGNDTVYAGIGDKADGGAGIDQLILDLSQLRQDISFKFSPAAVIVDTATWFSDFEALEYWGSEGKDTIAGGDRDDTLYGNDGDDVLSGGGGNDTLCDGDGDDRLFGDAGNDILVRKDWSSRDVFDGGTGVDTLSFEEGPTSVVLDLENQVNNKGLALGLTIRNVEIIEGSYRDDEIRGDANGNNLSGLESDDVLDGRAGADRLNGGAGDDWLTGGAGNDVFVFDEDGLDGEGDVITDFVRGQDKLAIERAGFEIATRDTKVTLVTGTDPVASSGKGTFLFETDNGRLWFDADGSGDNADIQLVAILENVRTLSTNDFMLF